The following coding sequences are from one Gopherus flavomarginatus isolate rGopFla2 chromosome 21, rGopFla2.mat.asm, whole genome shotgun sequence window:
- the RPL22 gene encoding 60S ribosomal protein L22 isoform X3: MRIAPPSLSASLVAAAMAPVKKPATKGGKKKKQVLKFTLDCTHPVEDGIMDAANFEQFLQERIKVNGKAGNLGGGVVTIERSKSKITVTSEVPFSKRNVISHKGDNSCKKKMFLKLLVKTLMEETICLLRGENERHY, translated from the exons ATGCGCATAGCGCCGCCCTCCCTTTCTGCTTCTCTCGTTGCAGCCGCCATGGCGCCTGTG AAGAAGCCTGCAACGAAAGGTGGCAAAAAAAAGAAGCAGGTCCTAAAGTTTACTTTGGACTGCACCCATCCTGTTGAAGATGGAATCATGGATGCAGCCAACTTC GAGCAGTTCTTGCAGGAACGAATCAAAGTGAATGGAAAAGCTGGTAATCTGGGTGGAGGTGTGGTGACCATTGAGAGAAGCAAGAGCAAAATCACCGTAACTTCAGAGGTGCCGTTTTCCAAGAG GAATGTAATTTCTCACAAAGGTGACAATTCttgtaagaaaaaaatgtttttaaaactgcTTGTCAAAACTTTAATGGAGGAGACAATTTGTCTTTTAAG AGGTGAAAATGAAAGACACTATTAA
- the RPL22 gene encoding 60S ribosomal protein L22 isoform X1: MRIAPPSLSASLVAAAMAPVKKPATKGGKKKKQVLKFTLDCTHPVEDGIMDAANFEQFLQERIKVNGKAGNLGGGVVTIERSKSKITVTSEVPFSKRNVISHKGDNSCKKKMFLKLLVKTLMEETICLLRYLKYLTKKYLKKNNLRDWLRVVANSKESYELRYFQINQDEEEEEEED; this comes from the exons ATGCGCATAGCGCCGCCCTCCCTTTCTGCTTCTCTCGTTGCAGCCGCCATGGCGCCTGTG AAGAAGCCTGCAACGAAAGGTGGCAAAAAAAAGAAGCAGGTCCTAAAGTTTACTTTGGACTGCACCCATCCTGTTGAAGATGGAATCATGGATGCAGCCAACTTC GAGCAGTTCTTGCAGGAACGAATCAAAGTGAATGGAAAAGCTGGTAATCTGGGTGGAGGTGTGGTGACCATTGAGAGAAGCAAGAGCAAAATCACCGTAACTTCAGAGGTGCCGTTTTCCAAGAG GAATGTAATTTCTCACAAAGGTGACAATTCttgtaagaaaaaaatgtttttaaaactgcTTGTCAAAACTTTAATGGAGGAGACAATTTGTCTTTTAAG ATATCTGAAGTACCTTACTAAGAAATATCTGAAGAAAAACAACTTGCGTGACTGGCTGCGTGTAGTTGCcaatagcaaggaaagctatGAATTGCGATACTTCCAGATTAAccaggatgaagaggaggaggaagaggaggattaa
- the RPL22 gene encoding 60S ribosomal protein L22 isoform X2, whose protein sequence is MRIAPPSLSASLVAAAMAPVKKPATKGGKKKKQVLKFTLDCTHPVEDGIMDAANFEQFLQERIKVNGKAGNLGGGVVTIERSKSKITVTSEVPFSKRYLKYLTKKYLKKNNLRDWLRVVANSKESYELRYFQINQDEEEEEEED, encoded by the exons ATGCGCATAGCGCCGCCCTCCCTTTCTGCTTCTCTCGTTGCAGCCGCCATGGCGCCTGTG AAGAAGCCTGCAACGAAAGGTGGCAAAAAAAAGAAGCAGGTCCTAAAGTTTACTTTGGACTGCACCCATCCTGTTGAAGATGGAATCATGGATGCAGCCAACTTC GAGCAGTTCTTGCAGGAACGAATCAAAGTGAATGGAAAAGCTGGTAATCTGGGTGGAGGTGTGGTGACCATTGAGAGAAGCAAGAGCAAAATCACCGTAACTTCAGAGGTGCCGTTTTCCAAGAG ATATCTGAAGTACCTTACTAAGAAATATCTGAAGAAAAACAACTTGCGTGACTGGCTGCGTGTAGTTGCcaatagcaaggaaagctatGAATTGCGATACTTCCAGATTAAccaggatgaagaggaggaggaagaggaggattaa
- the RPL22 gene encoding 60S ribosomal protein L22 isoform X4 — MECATRKSSKGIIWQEQFLQERIKVNGKAGNLGGGVVTIERSKSKITVTSEVPFSKRNVISHKGDNSCKKKMFLKLLVKTLMEETICLLRYLKYLTKKYLKKNNLRDWLRVVANSKESYELRYFQINQDEEEEEEED; from the exons ATGGAGTGTGCCACTAGGAAGTCCAGCAAAGGAATCATTTGGCAG GAGCAGTTCTTGCAGGAACGAATCAAAGTGAATGGAAAAGCTGGTAATCTGGGTGGAGGTGTGGTGACCATTGAGAGAAGCAAGAGCAAAATCACCGTAACTTCAGAGGTGCCGTTTTCCAAGAG GAATGTAATTTCTCACAAAGGTGACAATTCttgtaagaaaaaaatgtttttaaaactgcTTGTCAAAACTTTAATGGAGGAGACAATTTGTCTTTTAAG ATATCTGAAGTACCTTACTAAGAAATATCTGAAGAAAAACAACTTGCGTGACTGGCTGCGTGTAGTTGCcaatagcaaggaaagctatGAATTGCGATACTTCCAGATTAAccaggatgaagaggaggaggaagaggaggattaa